In Janibacter sp. CX7, a single genomic region encodes these proteins:
- a CDS encoding HU family DNA-binding protein has translation MNKAELVKALEERLGSRKAAQEALEVVLDTIVREVAKGGRVAITGFGTFEKAARAARTGRNPRTGEVVKIKKTSVPRFKAGTSFKGYVADPRSLPKAAPAAARAAAGTVTGAAVAAGGTALSIAEGALPGRRTKKSAASSTPAKKTATKTSAAKKSTVKKATPAKKTSAAKTTTKKATPAKKTSAAKTTTKKATPAKKTSAAKTTVKKATPAKKTSAAKTTTKKATPAKKTSAAKTTAKKATPAKKTASSSGGGS, from the coding sequence GTGAACAAGGCAGAACTCGTCAAGGCTCTCGAGGAAAGGCTCGGCAGCCGCAAGGCCGCCCAGGAAGCACTCGAGGTCGTGCTCGACACGATCGTCCGTGAGGTCGCCAAGGGCGGCCGCGTCGCCATCACCGGCTTCGGCACCTTCGAGAAGGCGGCCCGCGCCGCGCGCACCGGCCGCAACCCGCGCACCGGTGAGGTCGTCAAGATCAAGAAGACCAGCGTCCCCCGCTTCAAGGCCGGCACGAGCTTCAAGGGCTATGTCGCCGACCCGCGCTCGCTGCCCAAGGCCGCACCCGCCGCTGCGCGTGCTGCCGCCGGCACGGTGACCGGTGCGGCCGTCGCCGCCGGTGGCACCGCCCTGTCGATCGCCGAGGGTGCGCTGCCCGGGCGTCGCACGAAGAAGTCCGCCGCGAGCTCGACCCCGGCCAAGAAGACGGCGACGAAGACCTCCGCCGCGAAGAAGTCGACGGTCAAGAAGGCGACTCCGGCGAAGAAGACGTCGGCGGCCAAGACGACCACGAAGAAGGCGACTCCGGCGAAGAAGACGTCGGCGGCCAAGACCACGACGAAGAAGGCCACGCCCGCCAAGAAGACCTCGGCGGCCAAGACCACGGTCAAGAAGGCGACTCCGGCGAAGAAGACGTCGGCGGCCAAGACGACCACGAAGAAGGCCACCCCGGCCAAGAAGACCTCGGCGGCCAAGACCACGGCCAAGAAGGCCACCCCGGCGAAGAAGACCGCATCCTCGTCCGGCGGCGGCAGCTGA
- a CDS encoding 1-acyl-sn-glycerol-3-phosphate acyltransferase: MVVHRTHTPVMYRVAAGLLRGAMRLVARYEVSGLEHVPEQGGFIITPNHVSHVDPFPWAHVLYNRGYSPVYLAKSTLFDTPVVGWVLRHAKQVRVDRETTSAGTALVHAVRALDAGECVVIYPEGSLTRDPDLWPMRGKTGAARLALQSGAPVIPVAQWGPQDLLPRYAKRPRLSRHRVRMQVRFGPPVDLDDLRAQPAKGAAVTAATDRIMQAITTELETMRGERAPAERFDPKAHGMRVTGDYRSGEQS; this comes from the coding sequence ATGGTCGTCCACCGCACGCACACGCCCGTGATGTACCGGGTGGCTGCCGGGCTGCTGCGCGGGGCGATGCGCCTCGTCGCCCGCTACGAGGTGAGCGGTCTGGAGCACGTGCCCGAGCAGGGCGGCTTCATCATCACGCCCAACCACGTCTCCCACGTCGACCCCTTCCCGTGGGCGCACGTGCTCTACAACCGGGGCTACAGCCCCGTCTACCTGGCCAAGAGCACGCTCTTCGACACCCCGGTCGTCGGGTGGGTCCTGCGCCACGCCAAGCAGGTGCGCGTCGACCGCGAGACGACGTCGGCCGGCACCGCACTCGTCCACGCCGTGCGGGCGCTCGACGCGGGGGAGTGCGTCGTCATCTACCCGGAGGGTTCGCTCACCCGCGACCCCGACCTGTGGCCCATGCGGGGCAAGACCGGCGCAGCGCGCCTGGCGCTGCAGTCCGGTGCGCCGGTCATCCCCGTCGCCCAGTGGGGGCCGCAGGACCTGCTGCCCCGCTACGCCAAGCGCCCTCGCCTGTCGCGCCACCGGGTGCGCATGCAGGTGCGCTTCGGTCCGCCCGTCGACCTCGACGACCTGCGGGCACAGCCGGCGAAGGGAGCGGCCGTCACCGCGGCCACCGACCGGATCATGCAGGCCATCACCACCGAGCTCGAGACCATGCGCGGTGAGCGTGCACCGGCCGAGCGCTTCGACCCGAAGGCCCATGGCATGCGTGTCACGGGCGACTACCGATCAGGAGAGCAGTCGTGA
- a CDS encoding NAD(P)H-dependent glycerol-3-phosphate dehydrogenase — MSHIAVFGAGSWGTAFASILADGGNDVRVWGRRPELVEQLNRGVNDDYLPGVQLPGGIGASTDPAEVTEGAEIVILSVPSQSLRTNLTEWAPLLTDKIVVSLMKGIELGTTKRMSEVIHEVAGVPADRIGVVSGPNLAREIVQRQPAATVVACPDVSAADRVAAACSTSYFRPYTSHDVVGAELGGAVKNVIALAVGMAAGLGFGDNTKATLITRGLAETTRLAMALGADPRTMAGLAGVGDLIATCMSPLSRNHSFGVKLGEGLSVAEVTEQTKQTAEGVKSCASILDLARAHGVDVPITEMVNRVVHEGFAPADMVDVLLARARKHETE, encoded by the coding sequence GTGAGCCACATCGCAGTCTTCGGAGCCGGCAGCTGGGGCACCGCCTTCGCCTCGATCCTCGCCGACGGCGGCAACGACGTGCGGGTCTGGGGCCGACGCCCCGAGCTCGTCGAGCAGCTCAACCGCGGGGTCAACGACGACTACCTGCCGGGCGTGCAGCTGCCGGGCGGGATCGGCGCCTCCACCGACCCCGCCGAGGTCACCGAGGGCGCCGAGATCGTCATCCTGTCGGTGCCGTCGCAGTCGTTGCGCACCAACCTCACCGAGTGGGCGCCGCTGCTCACCGACAAGATCGTCGTGTCCCTGATGAAGGGCATCGAGCTCGGCACGACGAAGCGGATGAGTGAGGTCATCCACGAGGTCGCCGGGGTCCCGGCCGACCGGATCGGCGTCGTGAGCGGGCCCAACCTCGCCCGCGAGATCGTCCAGCGGCAGCCCGCCGCCACGGTCGTCGCCTGCCCCGACGTCTCCGCCGCCGATCGGGTGGCCGCGGCCTGCTCGACGAGCTACTTCCGCCCCTACACGAGCCACGACGTCGTCGGCGCCGAGCTCGGTGGTGCGGTCAAGAACGTCATCGCCCTCGCGGTCGGCATGGCCGCCGGTCTCGGCTTCGGCGACAACACCAAGGCCACGCTCATCACCCGCGGGCTCGCCGAGACCACCCGCCTGGCGATGGCCCTGGGCGCCGACCCGCGGACGATGGCCGGCCTCGCCGGTGTCGGCGACCTCATCGCGACGTGCATGTCGCCGCTGTCGCGCAACCACTCCTTCGGCGTCAAGCTCGGCGAGGGCCTGTCGGTCGCCGAGGTCACCGAGCAGACGAAGCAGACCGCCGAGGGCGTGAAGTCCTGCGCCTCGATCCTCGACCTCGCCCGCGCCCACGGCGTCGACGTGCCGATCACCGAGATGGTCAACCGCGTCGTCCACGAGGGCTTCGCCCCCGCCGACATGGTCGACGTCCTGCTCGCCCGCGCCCGCAAGCACGAGACCGAGTAG
- a CDS encoding PLP-dependent aspartate aminotransferase family protein, with product MEHDDAAQALSPRTKVVALGRPERTPGAALNPPVTFTSTYIQDGPVNYARVGNPTWTPFEEAVGELEGGDALLFSSGMAAVQAALSLVPTGGTVVAPAAAYNGVVVTLTEAARDGRLEVRWVDVTDTAATTAALAGADLLWLESPSNPLLEVADIGGLTAAAHEAGALVVVDNTFATPLLQRPLEDGVDVVVHSATKYLSGHSDVILGLTVTPGTDAGRELHARLARHRTLGGAIAGPMEAWLALRGLRTLSLRLERACANAADLAERLATHPRISRVRYPGWGAIVSVEVAGDGDGAAEAEAMTAGTRIWSPSTSLGGVESQLERRRRQPGEPDAVPDNLVRLSVGVEDVDDLWADLQQALDRV from the coding sequence ATGGAGCACGACGACGCCGCACAGGCCCTCTCCCCCCGCACCAAGGTGGTCGCCCTCGGGCGCCCCGAGCGCACCCCGGGTGCGGCGCTCAACCCGCCCGTGACCTTCACCTCGACCTACATCCAGGACGGGCCGGTCAACTACGCGCGGGTCGGCAACCCGACGTGGACTCCCTTCGAGGAGGCGGTCGGCGAGCTCGAAGGGGGTGACGCGCTCCTCTTCTCGTCCGGCATGGCCGCGGTGCAGGCCGCGCTCTCCCTCGTGCCGACCGGCGGCACCGTCGTCGCGCCCGCCGCCGCCTACAACGGCGTCGTCGTCACGCTGACCGAGGCGGCGCGCGACGGTCGGCTCGAGGTCCGGTGGGTCGACGTCACCGACACCGCGGCGACGACCGCGGCCCTGGCCGGCGCCGACCTGCTGTGGCTCGAGTCGCCGTCCAACCCGCTGCTCGAGGTCGCCGACATCGGCGGCCTGACCGCGGCGGCGCACGAGGCGGGGGCGCTCGTCGTCGTCGACAACACCTTCGCCACCCCGCTGCTGCAGCGCCCGCTCGAGGACGGCGTCGACGTCGTCGTGCACTCCGCGACGAAGTACCTCTCCGGCCACTCCGACGTCATCCTCGGCCTGACCGTCACCCCCGGCACCGACGCGGGCCGGGAGCTGCACGCCCGCCTTGCCCGCCACCGCACCCTCGGTGGGGCGATCGCCGGACCCATGGAGGCGTGGCTCGCGCTGCGCGGGCTGCGCACGCTCTCCCTTCGCCTGGAGCGGGCGTGCGCCAACGCCGCCGACCTCGCCGAACGCCTGGCCACCCACCCGCGCATCTCCCGCGTGCGCTACCCCGGCTGGGGCGCGATCGTCTCCGTCGAGGTCGCCGGCGACGGTGATGGCGCCGCCGAGGCCGAGGCCATGACCGCCGGCACCCGCATCTGGTCGCCCTCGACGAGCCTCGGTGGTGTCGAGTCGCAGCTCGAGCGCCGCCGCCGCCAGCCCGGCGAGCCCGACGCCGTCCCCGACAACCTCGTCCGCCTGTCCGTCGGCGTCGAGGACGTCGACGACCTCTGGGCCGACCTGCAGCAGGCCCTCGACCGGGTCTGA
- a CDS encoding D-alanine--D-alanine ligase family protein produces MSSQSSRKPRVAVVFGGRSSEHAVSCATAAGVLRAIDRDAYDVVPVGITTDGSWVLAADDPDALALTPGHTPEVTETGTEVILPTRVGDSTLTVHRAGQALEALGEVDVVFPLLHGPYGEDGTLQGMLELADIRYVGSGVLASAAGMDKHYMKVVFAGAGLPVGPYTVITDAQWRRDKAAAMDAVNALTFPVFVKPCRAGSSMGVSKVDAPDGLEAAIEAAREHDLKVIVESGIVGREIECAVLQGRGLDAPRTSMPGEIVVESGHGHDFYDFEAKYLDEASVVLSCPADLPQAAIDEVRRLAAAAFESLACEGLARVDCFVTEGGAVVINEINTMPGFTPHSMYPRMWDASGLAYPELVDELIQLALERPVGLR; encoded by the coding sequence ATGAGCAGCCAGTCCAGCCGCAAGCCCCGCGTCGCCGTCGTCTTCGGCGGTCGCTCCTCCGAGCACGCCGTCTCCTGCGCCACGGCCGCGGGCGTGCTGCGCGCGATCGACCGTGACGCCTACGACGTCGTCCCGGTCGGGATCACGACCGACGGGTCGTGGGTGCTCGCCGCCGACGACCCCGATGCGCTGGCGCTCACGCCGGGGCACACGCCCGAGGTCACCGAGACCGGCACCGAGGTCATCCTGCCGACCCGCGTCGGCGACTCCACCCTCACGGTGCACCGAGCGGGGCAGGCGCTCGAGGCCCTCGGCGAGGTCGACGTCGTCTTCCCGCTGCTCCACGGCCCCTACGGCGAGGACGGCACCCTGCAGGGCATGCTCGAGCTCGCCGACATCCGCTACGTCGGCTCGGGCGTCCTCGCCTCCGCGGCCGGCATGGACAAGCACTACATGAAGGTCGTCTTCGCCGGCGCCGGCCTGCCCGTCGGGCCCTACACGGTCATCACCGACGCCCAGTGGCGCCGGGACAAGGCCGCCGCGATGGACGCCGTCAACGCGCTGACCTTCCCCGTCTTCGTCAAGCCCTGCCGCGCCGGCTCGTCGATGGGCGTGTCCAAGGTCGACGCCCCTGACGGGCTCGAGGCGGCCATCGAGGCCGCCCGCGAGCACGACCTCAAGGTCATCGTCGAGTCCGGCATCGTCGGCCGTGAGATCGAGTGCGCCGTCCTCCAGGGGCGCGGGCTCGACGCCCCCCGCACCTCGATGCCCGGCGAGATCGTCGTCGAGTCCGGCCACGGTCACGACTTCTACGACTTCGAGGCCAAGTACCTCGACGAGGCCTCGGTCGTGCTGTCCTGCCCGGCGGACCTGCCGCAGGCCGCGATCGACGAGGTGCGCCGCCTGGCGGCCGCGGCCTTCGAGTCGCTGGCCTGCGAGGGCCTGGCCCGGGTCGACTGCTTCGTCACCGAGGGCGGTGCCGTGGTCATCAACGAGATCAACACGATGCCCGGCTTCACCCCGCACTCGATGTACCCGCGCATGTGGGACGCGAGCGGCCTCGCCTACCCCGAGCTCGTCGACGAGCTCATCCAACTCGCCCTCGAGCGCCCCGTCGGCCTGCGCTGA
- a CDS encoding DUF3515 family protein, whose protein sequence is MPFTRRPRAALALGCALPLLLAGCGGAVEVAVPDAADSPPCVAAAEHWPSTLSELEPRETDPSDPGVRAWGDPAVVARCGMPALGPTEEQCVVVDDIGWVAEELGDGTRLTTYGRDPAIEVIVPEAHGPGPLLLPAFTQAVEELPTNGRECS, encoded by the coding sequence GTGCCCTTCACCCGCCGACCTCGTGCCGCTCTCGCCCTCGGCTGCGCGCTGCCGCTGCTGCTCGCGGGCTGCGGAGGTGCCGTGGAGGTGGCCGTGCCCGATGCGGCGGACAGCCCACCGTGCGTCGCGGCCGCCGAGCACTGGCCCTCGACGCTGAGCGAGCTGGAGCCCCGCGAGACCGACCCGAGCGACCCCGGGGTGCGCGCCTGGGGTGACCCGGCGGTCGTCGCGCGCTGCGGGATGCCCGCGCTGGGGCCGACCGAGGAGCAGTGCGTCGTCGTCGACGACATCGGCTGGGTCGCCGAGGAGCTCGGCGACGGCACGCGCCTGACGACCTATGGGCGCGACCCGGCGATCGAGGTCATCGTGCCCGAGGCACACGGGCCGGGGCCGCTGCTGCTTCCGGCCTTCACGCAGGCGGTCGAGGAGCTGCCGACCAACGGGCGCGAGTGCTCCTGA
- the thiL gene encoding thiamine-phosphate kinase: protein MHPTRLSDLSEGELLRRLFPVYDTAKGGPADVVLGPGDDAAVLAAPSGAVVLTTDTMVRGRDWLDTWSSPQEVGHKAVVQNVADIAAMGATPTGLLVALAADPRTEVDWAVGLAEGIAAAAREAGAPVLGGDLSSAGEGSVFVAITAIGDLGGRAPVRRDGARPGDVVAVSGTLGRSGGGLQLLLAGRGRTHDDGDPGTDGDATLRAAHELCLTHRTAGRPPWEQGPVAADAGATSMIDLSDGLVRDLGRVARASGLRVELSGEALAEHAAGPLTEALGAAEAMRQVLSGGEEHSLVATFAPGDVPAGWQVLGACAAGEPTVLVDGTEPAVTGWDHFRA from the coding sequence ATGCACCCGACCCGCCTGTCCGACCTGTCGGAGGGGGAGCTGCTGCGGCGCCTCTTCCCGGTCTACGACACGGCGAAGGGGGGGCCCGCCGACGTCGTCCTCGGCCCGGGCGACGACGCGGCCGTCCTCGCCGCACCGTCCGGGGCCGTCGTGCTCACGACCGACACGATGGTGCGCGGGCGCGACTGGCTCGACACGTGGTCCTCGCCGCAGGAGGTCGGGCACAAGGCCGTCGTGCAGAACGTCGCGGACATCGCCGCGATGGGCGCCACGCCCACCGGTCTGCTCGTCGCCCTCGCCGCCGACCCCAGGACCGAGGTCGACTGGGCGGTGGGCCTAGCGGAGGGCATCGCTGCGGCCGCTCGCGAGGCGGGTGCCCCGGTCCTCGGTGGCGACCTGTCGTCGGCAGGGGAGGGCAGCGTCTTCGTCGCCATCACGGCCATCGGTGACCTGGGCGGCCGCGCCCCGGTGCGCCGCGACGGTGCCCGCCCCGGCGATGTCGTCGCCGTCAGCGGGACGCTCGGTCGCTCGGGCGGCGGTCTGCAGCTGCTCCTTGCCGGTCGCGGCCGCACCCACGACGACGGGGACCCGGGCACCGACGGGGATGCCACGCTGCGGGCTGCCCACGAGCTGTGCCTGACCCACCGCACCGCCGGCCGCCCCCCGTGGGAGCAGGGTCCGGTCGCGGCCGACGCCGGGGCGACCTCGATGATCGACCTGTCCGACGGGCTCGTGCGTGACCTCGGCCGGGTCGCCCGGGCCAGCGGGCTGCGCGTCGAGCTGTCGGGCGAGGCGCTGGCCGAGCACGCCGCCGGCCCGCTCACCGAAGCCCTCGGCGCCGCCGAGGCGATGCGTCAGGTCCTGTCCGGGGGAGAGGAGCACTCGCTCGTCGCGACCTTCGCCCCCGGCGACGTGCCTGCGGGCTGGCAGGTCCTCGGCGCCTGCGCCGCCGGCGAGCCGACGGTCCTCGTCGACGGCACCGAGCCCGCCGTCACCGGCTGGGACCACTTCCGGGCGTGA
- the rpmB gene encoding 50S ribosomal protein L28, with product MAANCDVCGKGPSFGHSISHSHRRTKRRWNPNIQRVRAKVGDAGVTPKRLNVCTSCLKAGKVQR from the coding sequence GTGGCTGCCAACTGCGACGTCTGCGGCAAGGGACCGTCCTTCGGACACTCCATCTCGCACTCGCACCGCCGCACCAAGCGTCGCTGGAACCCGAACATCCAGCGCGTTCGGGCCAAGGTGGGCGACGCCGGGGTGACCCCGAAGCGTCTCAATGTCTGCACCTCGTGCCTCAAGGCCGGCAAGGTCCAGCGCTGA
- a CDS encoding DAK2 domain-containing protein, which produces MLEVLDTDSVRRWVVMTRAALAARRAEIDALNVYPVPDGDTGTNMYLTLDEALAGAMREQEAMGVVGTAPLSLEAAVLSRSALLSARGNSGVILSQLVRGVSEVVSSEELDEVDVAAVGRAVRQGARRARESVVRPQEGTILSVADATADEVERVIGAGGRLGDVTRAAVDAARAALARTPEQLQVLADAGVVDAGAAGYLLFVEALDQVVHEQGAPSRYAVDDFTLNPSLERRPDWSTPTTATAGSHGAARAGYDGPAYEVMYLVHDVPEEGVAELRRRLDEIGDSVVVSTAWDVTNVHVHTDDIGAALEAGLAHATPQRVAVTLLETVDRAPRLGVSIVACAAGPGIARVVEEAGAVAVASGPGHRASAGEIVAAVRTAGTQEVILLPNDRDTRMAADAAAHAAEQEGRRVHVIGSTTAVQGLAALAVHDPTLPTHHNVLAMTHAAAATRHGALTIAVKAGLTSGGMCAVDDVLGVVDGDITIVGSDLDEVAREVLGGIVGPGTELITLVVGADAPDGLVDRLVEWIEERREGIEVQVVEGGQPHYLLLLGAE; this is translated from the coding sequence GTGCTGGAGGTCCTCGACACCGACTCTGTCCGCCGGTGGGTCGTCATGACCCGCGCGGCCCTCGCTGCGCGCCGGGCCGAGATCGATGCGCTCAACGTCTACCCCGTGCCCGACGGTGACACGGGCACCAACATGTACCTCACCCTCGACGAGGCCCTCGCTGGCGCGATGCGCGAGCAGGAGGCCATGGGCGTCGTCGGCACGGCCCCGCTCTCCCTGGAGGCCGCGGTGCTCTCCCGCTCGGCGCTGCTGTCGGCGCGGGGCAACTCCGGGGTCATCCTCAGTCAGCTCGTGCGGGGGGTGAGCGAGGTCGTCTCCTCGGAGGAGCTCGACGAGGTCGACGTCGCCGCGGTCGGCCGGGCGGTGCGGCAGGGTGCGCGTCGGGCCCGCGAGAGCGTCGTGCGCCCCCAGGAGGGCACGATCCTGTCCGTGGCCGACGCCACCGCCGACGAGGTCGAGCGGGTCATCGGGGCCGGAGGCCGGCTCGGCGACGTCACCCGGGCCGCGGTCGACGCGGCTCGCGCGGCCCTGGCCCGCACGCCCGAGCAGCTCCAGGTCCTCGCCGACGCCGGGGTCGTCGATGCCGGAGCGGCGGGCTACCTGCTCTTCGTCGAGGCCCTCGACCAGGTCGTCCACGAGCAGGGCGCGCCGTCGCGCTACGCGGTCGACGACTTCACGCTCAACCCCTCGCTGGAGCGCCGGCCCGACTGGTCGACGCCCACCACCGCGACTGCGGGCTCCCACGGCGCCGCTCGCGCCGGGTATGACGGGCCGGCCTACGAGGTGATGTACCTCGTCCACGACGTGCCCGAGGAGGGGGTCGCCGAGCTGCGCCGCCGCCTCGACGAGATCGGCGACAGCGTCGTCGTCTCGACCGCCTGGGACGTGACCAACGTGCACGTGCACACCGACGACATCGGCGCGGCGCTCGAGGCCGGCCTGGCCCACGCGACTCCCCAGCGGGTGGCGGTGACCCTCCTCGAGACCGTCGACCGAGCGCCCCGGCTGGGGGTCTCGATCGTCGCCTGCGCCGCCGGGCCGGGCATCGCGCGCGTCGTCGAGGAGGCCGGCGCGGTCGCCGTCGCCTCGGGCCCAGGCCACCGCGCCTCGGCCGGCGAGATCGTCGCCGCCGTGCGCACCGCGGGCACGCAGGAGGTCATCCTCCTGCCCAACGACCGCGACACCCGCATGGCCGCTGACGCGGCCGCCCATGCCGCCGAGCAGGAGGGACGGCGGGTGCACGTCATCGGCTCGACGACCGCGGTGCAGGGCCTGGCCGCCCTCGCGGTCCACGACCCGACGCTGCCGACGCACCACAACGTCCTCGCGATGACCCATGCCGCGGCGGCCACCCGTCACGGCGCGCTGACCATCGCGGTCAAGGCGGGCCTGACGAGCGGTGGCATGTGTGCCGTCGACGACGTGCTCGGCGTCGTCGACGGCGACATCACGATCGTCGGCTCCGACCTCGACGAGGTGGCTCGCGAGGTGCTCGGGGGCATCGTCGGCCCGGGCACCGAGCTGATCACCCTCGTCGTCGGCGCCGACGCGCCCGACGGGCTCGTCGACCGCCTCGTCGAGTGGATCGAGGAGCGCCGCGAGGGCATCGAGGTCCAGGTCGTCGAGGGCGGGCAGCCGCACTACCTGCTGCTTCTCGGGGCCGAGTAG
- a CDS encoding ATP-dependent DNA helicase RecG has product MATEETRLKGLLGGQAASKLAKHRDIETVGDLLAFAPRRYRTADVDLGNPRVGDFLVAVARVESARTRPMAKRRGRMLEATITDGRSRMRVTFFDARGHEHKLVAGRELLFAGTVSQFRGETQLAHPGYATLEEAAALGELGDADHTGLIPIYRHVPGVHPWTITRCVRLVLGQLDGVVDTVPQSLRSRRGLLDRGGALRALHAPRDHADVDAARRHLRYEEALVLQCLLGQRRIEAAAVATTSRSPREGGLLSDFDARLPFELTAGQQEVSREILGEMARPTPMHRLLQGEVGSGKTVVALRAMLAAVDSGGQAALLAPTEVLAAQHVASIRGMLGDLAEGGMLGGAEHATRVTLLTGSMSAARRREALLEIASGDAGIVIGTHALLEDKVTFADLALVVVDEQHRFGVEQRDALRAKGRTPPHLLVMTATPIPRTVAMTVFGDMETSTLRELPRGRQPITTHVVPVQAPGWVDRTWQRVAEEVAAGRQAYVVCPRIGGDAPDDLDGVDLVAPDEPVDDEADGERVEEQERPERPLAAVEEVIVTLAEHPALSGLRLEMLHGRMSPDDKDAVMARFTAGQVDVLVSTTVIEVGVDVPNASAMVILDADRFGVSQLHQLRGRVGRGGHPGVCLLLTATESETAGERLTSVAGSTDGFELARLDLEQRHEGDVLGRAQHGTRNHLRHLSVVRDEAIIEEAREDAQALLADDPELADHPHLRARVDDWAGAEEAAFLDKG; this is encoded by the coding sequence GTGGCGACCGAGGAGACCCGGCTCAAGGGCCTGCTCGGCGGGCAGGCGGCGAGCAAGCTCGCGAAGCACCGCGACATCGAGACCGTCGGTGACCTGCTCGCCTTCGCCCCGCGCCGCTACCGCACGGCCGACGTCGACCTCGGCAACCCCCGGGTCGGCGACTTCCTCGTCGCCGTCGCGCGGGTCGAGTCGGCGCGTACCCGCCCGATGGCCAAGCGGCGCGGTCGGATGCTCGAGGCGACGATCACCGACGGGCGCTCGCGCATGCGGGTGACCTTCTTCGACGCCCGCGGCCACGAGCACAAGCTCGTCGCCGGGCGCGAGCTGCTCTTCGCCGGGACGGTCTCGCAGTTCCGCGGGGAGACCCAGCTCGCCCACCCGGGCTACGCCACCCTCGAGGAAGCCGCCGCCCTCGGCGAGCTCGGCGATGCCGACCACACCGGCCTCATCCCGATCTACCGCCACGTGCCCGGCGTGCACCCGTGGACGATCACCCGCTGCGTGCGGCTCGTCCTCGGCCAGCTCGACGGCGTCGTCGACACCGTCCCGCAGTCCCTGCGCAGCCGCCGCGGGCTGCTCGACCGGGGCGGCGCCCTTCGTGCCCTGCATGCACCTCGCGACCACGCCGACGTCGACGCGGCCCGCCGCCACCTGCGCTACGAGGAGGCCCTCGTCCTGCAGTGCCTGCTCGGGCAGCGCCGCATCGAGGCCGCGGCCGTCGCGACGACGAGCCGCAGCCCGCGCGAGGGTGGGCTGCTCAGCGACTTCGACGCCCGCCTGCCCTTCGAGCTGACGGCCGGCCAGCAGGAGGTCAGCCGCGAGATCCTCGGCGAGATGGCCCGCCCGACGCCGATGCACCGGCTGCTCCAGGGAGAGGTCGGCTCCGGCAAGACGGTCGTCGCGCTGCGGGCGATGCTCGCCGCCGTCGACTCCGGGGGGCAGGCGGCCCTGCTCGCCCCGACCGAGGTCCTCGCCGCCCAGCACGTCGCGTCGATCCGCGGGATGCTCGGTGACCTCGCCGAGGGCGGCATGCTCGGCGGAGCGGAGCACGCCACCCGCGTCACCCTCCTCACCGGGTCGATGTCGGCCGCCCGACGCCGCGAGGCGCTGCTCGAGATCGCCTCGGGCGACGCCGGCATCGTCATCGGCACCCACGCCCTGCTCGAGGACAAGGTGACCTTCGCCGACCTCGCGCTCGTCGTCGTCGACGAGCAGCACCGCTTCGGGGTCGAGCAGCGCGACGCCCTCCGGGCCAAAGGCCGCACGCCGCCGCACCTGCTCGTCATGACCGCGACCCCGATCCCGCGCACGGTCGCGATGACCGTCTTCGGCGACATGGAGACCTCGACGCTGCGCGAGCTGCCGCGCGGCCGGCAGCCGATCACGACCCACGTCGTGCCGGTGCAGGCGCCGGGATGGGTCGACCGCACGTGGCAGCGGGTCGCCGAGGAGGTCGCCGCCGGTCGGCAGGCCTACGTCGTCTGCCCGCGCATCGGCGGCGACGCTCCCGACGACCTCGACGGGGTCGATCTCGTCGCCCCCGACGAGCCGGTCGACGACGAGGCCGACGGCGAGCGCGTCGAGGAGCAGGAGCGGCCCGAGCGGCCGCTCGCGGCGGTCGAGGAGGTCATCGTCACGCTGGCCGAGCACCCGGCCCTGTCGGGGCTGCGCCTGGAGATGCTCCACGGCCGGATGTCGCCCGACGACAAGGACGCGGTCATGGCCCGCTTCACCGCCGGCCAGGTCGACGTGCTCGTCTCGACGACGGTCATCGAGGTCGGCGTCGACGTGCCCAATGCCTCGGCGATGGTCATCCTCGACGCCGACCGCTTCGGCGTCTCGCAGCTGCACCAGCTGCGCGGCCGCGTCGGCCGCGGTGGTCACCCCGGGGTGTGCCTGCTCCTCACCGCCACCGAGAGCGAGACGGCGGGGGAGCGGCTCACCTCGGTCGCCGGGAGCACCGACGGCTTCGAGCTGGCGCGCCTTGACCTCGAGCAGCGGCACGAGGGCGACGTCCTCGGCCGCGCGCAGCACGGCACGCGCAACCACCTGCGCCACCTGTCGGTCGTGCGCGACGAGGCGATCATCGAGGAGGCCCGCGAGGACGCGCAGGCCCTCCTCGCGGACGACCCCGAGCTCGCCGACCACCCGCACCTGCGCGCCCGCGTCGACGACTGGGCCGGCGCGGAGGAGGCCGCCTTCCTCGACAAGGGGTGA